Proteins found in one Channa argus isolate prfri chromosome 7, Channa argus male v1.0, whole genome shotgun sequence genomic segment:
- the znf574 gene encoding zinc finger protein 574, whose amino-acid sequence MESSSVYMCFPCYQEFNTLEEVLKHQLTCTAEDEQLDTSGTTPITVPLLQARQQVINVSRTVAVPQIQVQTGQSYVQPIKNVLKQAAVSAKLSSDQPRILYQCGDCDELFKSLDLWQQHRKEGTCQESAFGSKSKPDSLPEVENSSAQSSTSALNPGTSCLSTETSNNPEQEQVEMPVVEEERQQVVEASSAQICDSPGSPEVAAAISNLEDSSPKKRGANKKPKPEPVLLCVDCGSCFGLVSELVAHRKTQHGFEEALHRCSVCGESFLNTTLFLYHRKQHRQKGEEKAVVVPEATVEEISTQRTGTEQEQDAAADTTNVTSTLTMPDLFMCTQCGQSFSDEGGLGTHRKQKHGLKEPLHSCSHCGVSFMNTTQYLYHRREHRFILETEAGAGDETATSKPQDTPQSSKRLLSPIASSSESGSPFPKRNRSSLRILSGNKGSGTKEESECSTAADSDSTNHPPPAKLLQDWARTPLPHVCPYCGKTFTRRVFLRTHVYSHTGEKLFTCKVCTKSFTNSQSLLRHSMSHTGNKPYSCDVCGKNFSQAATLKRHQRIHTSVQPRRKRGRKPVCTLDNEGAAHLFSCPHCPSRFNTEDQLNHHKLLHTSHPFPCPECGEAFKRRKDLDLHSLTHQDKQPAMCPHCSSQFVNQSVLEIHLQRCPTTEEEKNAGRGRGQGRGRCTGQIECDLCGHRCMTQEGLDLHRLSHTGQTPLKCPVRPCRRRFTCNSALEEHVVAHFHGTLGKSKNRPRFRCQICHKEFAYNSTFSVHMRTHTDERPFECTTCGKRFRQLPHLQDHERIHSGLRPFCCWICGKSFSVAARLTEHARTHSGEKPYPCPHCAAAFRSRSNLDKHIRLHGDLPQEIAEQAAQEAEAAQVQKVLEGAKVLSSLGEVDSGSVQTIYVLQGSDGGTETVMIPSDQLGSMEGTSQVVILPSSVLGTQTITVPTITMDGNEITMVETCQSPQHAIEFIVEETV is encoded by the exons ATGGAGAGTTCGTCAGTGTATATGTGCTTTCCCTGCTACCAGGAGTTTAACACTCTGGAAGAGGTACTAAAGCACCAATTGACATGCACTGCTGAGGATGAACAGCTGGACACATCTGGAACCACGCCTATTACTGTTCCATTGCTACAGGCACGG CAACAGGTAATAAATGTATCAAGGACAGTTGCAGTCCCACAAATTCAGGTCCAGACAGGACAGTCATATGTGCAGCCTATTAAAAATGTACTCAAACAGGCTGCAGTCAGTGCAAAGCTATCATCAGACCAGCCCAGAATCCTCTATCAATGTGGTGACTGTGACGAACTTTTCAAGAGCCTGGACCTTTGGCAGCAACACCGTAAAGAAGGGACGTGTCAGGAGTCTGCTTTTGGAAGCAAGTCAAAACCTGATTCACTACCCGAGGTTGAGAACTCCTCTGCTCAGAGCTCCACTTCAGCTTTAAATCCTGGCACTTCCTGTCTCTCAACTGAAACTAGCAACAATCCTGAGCAAGAACAAGTGGAAATGCCTGtagtggaggaggagaggcagCAGGTTGTAGAAGCCTCTTCAGCGCAGATCTGTGATTCTCCTGGTTCTCCTGAGGTTGCAGCAGCAATATCTAATCTAGAGGATTCATCTCCCAAGAAGAGAGGAGCTAACAAAAAGCCTAAACCTGAACCAGTGCTTCTGTGTGTAGACTGTGGCTCATGCTTTGGCCTAGTGTCTGAACTAGTGGCCCACCGCAAGACCCAACATGGCTTTGAAGAAGCTCTACACCGCTGCTCTGTGTGTGGGGAAAGCTTTTTAAACACCACCCTCTTTCTCTACCACCGCaagcagcacagacagaaaggtGAAGAAAAGGCAGTAGTGGTCCCTGAAGCAACAGTAGAAGAAATTTCTACTCAACGCACTGGGACTGAGCAGGAGCaggatgctgctgctgacaCCACAAATGTCACCTCAACTCTTACAATGCCTGATTTGTTTATGTGCACCCAGTGTGGGCAAAGCTTCAGCGATGAGGGGGGGCTGGGCACACATCGTAAGCAGAAGCACGGGCTGAAGGAGCCACTACACAGTTGTTCCCATTGTGGCGTGAGCTTTATGAACACAACTCAGTACCTGTACCATCGCCGTGAGCACCGCTTCATATTAGAGACAGAAGCTGGAGCTGGTGATGAAACAGCCACCTCTAAACCTCAGGATACCCCACAAAGCTCAAAGCGATTACTTTCCCCAATTGCATCCTCTAGTGAGTCTGGTTCACCCTTTCCAAAGAGAAATAGATCCTCTTTAAGGATTCTAAGTG gaaACAAGGGTTCAGGTACCAAGGAGGAATCAGAGTGCAGCACTGCAGCAGACTCGGACAGCACCAATCACCCACCACCTGCCAAGCTGTTGCAGGATTGGGCCCGCACACCATTACCCCACGTCTGCCCCTACTGTGGGAAAACCTTCACCCGACGTGTCTTCCTCCGCACCCATGTCTACAGCCACACTGGAGAAAAGCTTTTTACATGCAAG GTGTGCACAAAGTCCTTCACTAACTCCCAGAGCCTGCTACGCCACAGCATGAGCCACACAGGAAACAAGCCCTACAGCTGTGATGTTTGTGGCAAAAATTTCTCCCAGGCAGCCACCCTGAAGAGACACCAACGCATTCACACATCAGTGCAACCTCGACGCAAGCGGGGGCGAAAGCCG GTGTGTACTTTGGACAATGAGGGAGCTGCTCACCTCTTCTCTTGTCCTCACTGCCCCTCACGTTTCAATACAGAGGATCAACTTAACCATCACAA acTGCTCCACACCAGCCATCCATTCCCTTGCCCTGAATGTGGAGAGGCCTTCAAACGCAGGAAGGACTTAGACCTGCACTCCCTCACTCATCAAG ACAAGCAGCCAGCAATGTGTCCTCACTGTTCATCTCAGTTTGTGAATCAGTCAGTGCTGGAAATCCACCTTCAACGCTGTCCTActacagaggaggagaagaatgCTGGCCGTGGACGCGGCCAGGGCCGGGGCCGATGCACtggacag ATTGAATGTGACCTGTGTGGCCACCGTTGCATGACCCAAGAGGGCCTCGACCTTCATCGGTTGTCCCACACAGGCCAGACACCTCTCAAATGCCCAGTGAGACCTTGCCGGCGCCGATTTACCTGCAACAGTGCTCTGGAGGAACATGTGGTTGCCCATTTCCATGGAACGCTCGGCAAGTCCAAAAATCGACCCCGCTTCCGCTGTCAGATTTGCCACAAGGAATTTGCCTACAATTCCACCTTCAGTGTTCATATGAGGACACATACTGATGAGAGGCCCTTTGAG TGCACCACATGTGGCAAACGCTTCCGCCAGCTGCCTCATCTGCAGGACCATGAGCGCATCCACAGTGGCCTGCGACCCTTCTGCTGCTGGATTTGTGGCAAGAGCTTCAGTGTAGCCGCTCGTCTTACTGAGCATGCGCGTACCCACAGTGGTGAGAAGCCCTACCCCTGTCCTCACTGCGCTGCAGCTTTCCGCTCCCGCTCTAACTTGGATAAACATATCCGGTTGCACGGGGACCTGCCCCAAGAAATCGCTGAGCAGGCAGCGCAGGAAGCTGAGGCGGCCCAAGTCCAGAAAGTGCTGGAGGGGGCCAAGGTACTGTCTTCTCTAGGAGAGGTTGATTCTGGCTCAGTGCAGACAATATATGTGCTGCAGGGGAGTGACGGAGGTACTGAGACTGTCATGATCCCATCTGATCAGCTCGGTAGCATGGAGGGAACCTCACAGGTCGTCATCCTGCCTTCTTCTGTTCTGGGAACTCAGACCATTACTGTTCCTACTATTACCATGGATGGAAATGAAATAACCATGGTTGAGACATGTCAGTCACCACAGCATGCCATTGAGTTTATTGTGGAGGAGACTGTATGA